A region from the Bradyrhizobium erythrophlei genome encodes:
- a CDS encoding ATP-binding protein — MSDQPGKVLSFGPFELSIGNRLLTNGAKVVPLGARAMDLLIVLVEQANKVVGRRTLIERVWPARGAEHVSLRVHISALRKALDQGDPGRRYIANVPGRGYSFVVPVTSLSSQTSSDINPSSRTRMPARLMRMLGRRDAVAAIQLKLAEQKFVTIVGPGGIGKTTIAVAVAYEMSTAFNSQIYFVDLSALGGASLVAPAVAAALGVSVQTNNVVPALIDRLLERPTLIILDCCEHLIDGASAVAEELVRHVPTLHLLATSREAMRVEGEHVYELCALECPSEDSSLSALDVLQYPSVQLLVDRVRAVRSDFELADADAPIAARICRRLDGIPLAIELAACRVDIFGLGKTASLLDDRLNLSWAGRRTALPRHQTLNATLEWSYDLLDEAEKRVLSGLSVFAGGFTFEAAVAVIADETVDEAKVSDCVWELRSKSMIAAQGQDGRLRLLDTTRAFASRRLAEGDEEGRCRRRHALYFCDLFKQGASMDMPERLGAHGGEVDNLRAALNWAFSAGGDAKIGVELAAASAGTWMAMALLAECREWMTTAISRLDDTSTGSRQEMIIQSALASCMMFTDGMTEESYAGWEKARLLAECLNDTECQLDSLLVLWAHQIRLPNYAEATELADRCGDVAEASGNHGAIATANYMRGVTHHHIGQMLQAEAHFELSLHRDDEAARQSLIKRFGYDRKVDALAVLANLAWLRGSPDQTRRLNLMSIAEARQLDHAVPLCVALAWASFNTYLTSPEDLETEALANELVDLAAKYAVESYLGFGLSMQALCRVRRGEGDAASASLYRGLEKLSAARYGVFNWILQAEFARCTAVAGRPRQGLAVFERAKINLDEIQWYAPELRRIRGELALGNDEGLAIGRQYFLSALELSERQASLSWALRAATSLAIAETSAERKEAAWRTLQATHTKFREGLETADLRLAKQVLNGSYWRDSAINLAQ, encoded by the coding sequence ATGAGCGATCAGCCCGGCAAAGTGCTGAGCTTCGGCCCTTTCGAACTCTCGATCGGAAACAGACTTCTGACAAATGGCGCAAAGGTCGTGCCGCTCGGCGCGCGCGCCATGGATCTCCTCATCGTCCTGGTGGAGCAAGCAAACAAGGTCGTCGGCAGGAGAACTCTGATCGAGCGCGTTTGGCCAGCGAGAGGAGCCGAACACGTCAGCCTGCGCGTCCACATCTCAGCGCTACGGAAGGCTCTCGATCAGGGCGACCCCGGCAGGCGATATATCGCGAACGTACCCGGGCGGGGGTACAGCTTCGTCGTACCAGTAACCTCACTCTCCTCGCAAACATCGAGCGATATCAATCCATCTTCGAGGACCCGAATGCCTGCGCGCTTGATGCGGATGCTTGGACGAAGAGACGCCGTGGCCGCGATCCAGTTGAAGCTGGCCGAGCAGAAGTTCGTGACGATCGTCGGGCCGGGCGGCATCGGCAAGACCACGATAGCGGTGGCAGTTGCTTATGAGATGAGCACCGCTTTCAACAGCCAAATTTATTTCGTCGACCTGAGTGCTCTCGGCGGCGCTTCGCTCGTCGCGCCAGCCGTGGCCGCAGCACTCGGCGTGTCGGTACAAACAAACAATGTCGTACCAGCCTTGATCGATCGTTTGCTGGAAAGGCCAACGCTCATCATTCTAGATTGTTGCGAACACCTTATCGATGGAGCGTCTGCTGTCGCAGAAGAACTGGTTCGCCATGTCCCGACACTGCATTTGCTCGCGACCAGTCGGGAGGCGATGCGTGTTGAAGGTGAACATGTCTATGAACTCTGCGCGCTCGAATGCCCTTCGGAAGATAGCAGCTTGTCGGCGCTGGACGTCTTGCAATATCCCTCCGTTCAACTTCTGGTCGACCGCGTGCGGGCCGTGCGAAGTGACTTCGAATTGGCCGATGCGGATGCGCCGATTGCCGCGAGAATCTGCCGGCGGCTTGATGGAATTCCACTGGCAATCGAACTCGCAGCCTGCAGGGTTGACATATTTGGCCTCGGCAAGACCGCAAGCTTGCTCGACGACCGGCTAAACTTGTCATGGGCAGGGCGGAGAACCGCGCTGCCGAGGCACCAGACCCTGAACGCCACGCTGGAGTGGAGCTATGACCTGCTTGATGAGGCGGAGAAGCGCGTATTGAGCGGCCTCAGTGTTTTTGCCGGCGGATTTACATTTGAAGCGGCGGTCGCCGTCATCGCCGATGAGACGGTGGATGAAGCAAAGGTCTCGGATTGCGTTTGGGAACTCCGTTCGAAATCGATGATTGCCGCTCAGGGACAGGACGGGCGGCTGCGTTTACTGGACACCACTCGTGCGTTTGCTTCACGACGACTTGCCGAAGGCGATGAGGAGGGGCGTTGTCGCCGGCGCCACGCTCTCTACTTCTGCGACTTGTTCAAACAAGGCGCTTCGATGGATATGCCTGAAAGGCTCGGGGCGCATGGGGGCGAGGTCGACAATCTCAGAGCCGCTCTGAACTGGGCTTTCTCGGCCGGGGGTGATGCGAAAATTGGCGTTGAGCTTGCTGCCGCCTCGGCAGGCACCTGGATGGCAATGGCCCTTCTTGCCGAATGCCGAGAGTGGATGACGACAGCCATCAGTCGGCTCGACGATACGAGCACCGGCTCACGGCAGGAAATGATCATTCAGTCCGCACTCGCCAGTTGCATGATGTTCACGGATGGTATGACTGAAGAGTCGTACGCGGGCTGGGAGAAAGCGCGCCTTCTTGCCGAGTGCCTCAACGACACCGAATGCCAGCTCGATTCTCTGCTTGTTCTCTGGGCTCACCAGATACGGCTTCCCAACTATGCCGAGGCGACAGAATTGGCGGATCGGTGCGGCGATGTCGCTGAGGCGAGCGGCAATCACGGCGCGATCGCAACGGCCAATTACATGCGCGGCGTAACCCACCACCACATCGGGCAAATGCTGCAGGCCGAAGCTCATTTCGAATTGTCCCTGCATCGCGATGATGAAGCGGCCCGACAATCTCTCATCAAGCGGTTTGGCTACGATCGGAAAGTCGACGCCCTGGCTGTACTGGCCAACCTGGCCTGGCTGCGGGGCAGCCCTGATCAGACACGGCGTCTCAACCTGATGTCGATCGCCGAGGCACGCCAACTGGATCACGCGGTACCGCTCTGCGTAGCGCTCGCCTGGGCAAGCTTCAACACGTACCTGACAAGTCCGGAGGATCTCGAGACCGAAGCGCTTGCCAACGAGCTTGTCGACCTCGCCGCAAAATACGCTGTGGAGAGCTATCTCGGCTTCGGCCTCAGCATGCAGGCTCTCTGCAGAGTGAGGCGGGGCGAAGGCGATGCGGCTTCGGCGTCGCTCTACCGCGGGTTGGAGAAGTTGTCAGCGGCGCGATATGGGGTCTTCAATTGGATCCTGCAGGCAGAGTTTGCAAGATGTACGGCCGTCGCCGGTCGGCCCCGGCAAGGACTTGCTGTCTTCGAACGAGCGAAGATCAATCTTGACGAGATCCAATGGTACGCTCCGGAACTGCGTCGTATCAGGGGCGAACTGGCCCTTGGCAACGACGAGGGACTCGCGATTGGCAGGCAGTATTTTCTCAGTGCGCTCGAACTATCGGAGAGACAGGCAAGCTTGTCGTGGGCGCTCAGGGCCGCGACCAGCCTTGCTATCGCCGAAACGTCAGCCGAGCGAAAGGAGGCCGCGTGGCGGACTTTACAAGCCACTCACACGAAATTTCGAGAAGGCCTTGAGACCGCCGATCTACGCCTGGCCAAGCAGGTGTTGAATGGCTCATACTGGCGCGACAGCGCGATCAATTTGGCACAGTGA
- a CDS encoding ATP-binding protein yields MSIQHIGSPRAIRLRFGPFELNVAERSLKKANQVIPLGGRAYDILIALLENAGEVVGKAELIARAWPDVTVEEGSLRVHLSALRKALGDGQFGDKYITNIQGRGYRFIAPITRLAADYDKGGASEGLSNLPPALGRMVGRENVVREIQGRLQTDQRLITILGAGGIGKTTVALSVGHGALAGFAGAVFFVDLSTVNDKEHLIGAIASALGLDPRFVDGGDALVDFLHPRRALIILDGCEHLIEKTAEIAAFIFQDAPDIYILATSREALRVPGERILRLCPLDCPPEQPGPTASEALAYPAARLFAERVSARRGNFLLGDDEAPMVSEICRKLDGIPLAIELAAGRAAIFGVRNTVTKLGSRLDLLKFGRRTANPRHQTLIATLDWSHDHLSEVERVVLRRVAIFIGHFTLEAALAVGKEEEIGQLEIESAVENLVNKSLILVWPSHRGMLYRLLNTTRCYALEKLAASGEHHSIAARHASHLSQLSENNRGNPFDLEASTISGRRHGTWA; encoded by the coding sequence ATGTCGATTCAACATATTGGCTCACCGCGTGCAATCCGGCTTCGGTTTGGCCCATTCGAGCTGAATGTCGCTGAGCGCTCTCTCAAGAAGGCGAACCAGGTCATCCCACTTGGTGGCAGGGCTTACGACATCCTGATCGCACTTCTCGAAAACGCCGGTGAGGTTGTCGGGAAAGCCGAACTGATCGCGAGGGCATGGCCTGACGTAACGGTCGAGGAAGGCAGCCTTCGCGTCCATCTATCGGCGCTGCGCAAGGCACTAGGCGACGGTCAGTTCGGCGACAAATATATCACGAATATCCAGGGCCGCGGCTATAGATTCATCGCGCCGATCACACGCCTTGCCGCGGATTACGACAAGGGTGGCGCATCTGAGGGATTGTCCAACCTGCCGCCCGCGCTGGGCCGCATGGTCGGTCGCGAAAATGTTGTACGTGAGATTCAAGGTCGGCTCCAGACGGACCAACGCCTGATCACAATTCTGGGTGCTGGCGGTATAGGCAAGACGACGGTTGCCCTGTCAGTCGGGCACGGGGCGTTGGCCGGCTTCGCTGGCGCGGTATTCTTCGTCGATCTTTCGACCGTAAACGACAAGGAGCATCTCATTGGCGCCATCGCTTCCGCGCTCGGGCTTGACCCTCGGTTTGTCGATGGCGGGGATGCGTTAGTTGATTTTCTGCACCCTCGAAGGGCTCTGATCATCCTTGATGGTTGCGAGCATCTGATTGAGAAAACCGCGGAGATCGCCGCCTTTATATTTCAAGATGCCCCCGACATCTACATACTTGCGACCAGCAGAGAGGCATTGCGCGTCCCTGGTGAACGCATACTTCGTCTTTGTCCACTGGATTGCCCGCCAGAGCAGCCGGGGCCGACTGCGTCAGAGGCGCTTGCCTATCCGGCCGCACGGTTGTTTGCCGAGCGTGTCAGCGCTCGCCGCGGCAACTTTTTGCTCGGTGACGACGAAGCCCCCATGGTTTCCGAGATTTGCCGCAAGCTTGATGGAATTCCATTGGCAATCGAGCTTGCCGCCGGAAGGGCCGCTATCTTTGGCGTCAGGAACACGGTGACAAAGCTGGGATCGCGCCTCGATCTCTTGAAATTCGGCCGACGAACTGCGAATCCACGACATCAAACGCTCATCGCGACGCTGGACTGGAGTCACGACCATCTTTCCGAGGTCGAACGAGTGGTGCTGCGGCGGGTCGCGATCTTCATCGGGCACTTCACACTGGAGGCGGCGCTCGCCGTGGGGAAGGAAGAGGAAATTGGCCAGCTCGAAATCGAAAGCGCAGTAGAAAATCTTGTCAACAAATCGCTCATACTAGTGTGGCCCAGCCACCGGGGGATGCTTTACCGATTGCTCAATACGACGCGCTGTTATGCCTTGGAGAAACTCGCCGCGAGCGGCGAACATCATTCGATAGCGGCGCGCCACGCGAGCCATTTGAGCCAATTGTCGGAAAACAACCGGGGCAATCCCTTCGACCTGGAAGCCTCGACGATCTCTGGCAGACGCCATGGTACCTGGGCCTAG
- a CDS encoding LuxR C-terminal-related transcriptional regulator produces the protein MIQPRSGNLAIGTGTLPAMGQLPFLATKTVPARFKGLVARPRLVAILSELPAKRLAVIKAPAGFGKTSMAAACAEELEQSGNGVGWLTIDSDDDEATRFLFYVSQALHHACPDVGAGAIGLILENNLIDPTAILSSLINDLAEIEDDVYLFLEDYHWLSASRIHQAVAYFLKHAPSHCHVVLTTRAEPPLPIATLRAQNQLIEIDAVALRFDMQETKAFLDSTKPGVLEVPDVQLLQRKTEGWPAALRIISSMPSQSGFGLKAYVHNLSGSQRPIAAYLAEMLDGLPVELVDFMLRTAILDRLSGPLCEAVTGSSSSRTILASLAQRQMLLTPLDNDGVWFRYHALLAEYLRQRLEADRGIETPELHRRAALWYASRELWTEAVQHAIAAGDSDRAISWIKNCAMALIKRGDLFTLLEWQRQFPEELMRGQSEVRLAIAWGLGLALRFDEALKLATDIEGDIAAMALPDSNLLCECQAIRSVAIALKDDSERALPLAQACMKGSSDPWTANVASNVVRFGHMKAGNLKQFHATPWIPYSVEEDHRNLFASVYRHCLKGLAEERQIRLAAADGHYCEALRIAEQDVGPNSIAAALPASLIARIKYEQGQLDEAEAWVIDRTSLISSATMLDCVWSTYFVIARVAAARMNFERARTLLERAENQGVARDWGRLSAGAIAEQARLYLNDGRLDEATACVDRLERLAGKHPAPRPCAWSEIEWHHKLARAHLLGEQARPDEAIAILQQLQREAEAMQHRQFLICISIRLSAVQLTSGKVAEAVSRFRRVLTACAAAGLYQTVLDEGPVISRLLQATQESGNVRTDLIPYVDRLVAGLQRGGQDGLAPTSGARILSALSPRETDILTLIADGLSNKEIARSLDIGPETVKSHLKSVFTKLGVEKRAQAVSRAQTLGLVTTQ, from the coding sequence TTGATCCAGCCGCGCTCAGGCAATCTTGCTATTGGAACGGGCACCCTGCCTGCCATGGGACAGCTGCCATTCCTCGCGACCAAAACCGTGCCGGCACGGTTCAAGGGGCTGGTCGCGCGCCCCCGTCTCGTCGCTATCCTGTCCGAACTCCCGGCTAAGCGACTTGCCGTCATCAAGGCGCCAGCGGGATTCGGCAAGACCTCGATGGCGGCCGCCTGCGCCGAGGAGCTTGAGCAAAGCGGCAATGGCGTTGGGTGGCTGACCATCGATTCAGATGACGACGAGGCCACACGGTTTCTGTTTTACGTATCTCAGGCCCTGCACCATGCCTGTCCGGACGTCGGCGCCGGCGCGATTGGGCTGATCCTCGAGAACAACCTGATCGACCCGACAGCGATCCTGTCGAGCCTGATCAACGATCTGGCAGAGATAGAAGATGATGTTTATCTGTTTCTGGAAGATTATCACTGGCTCAGCGCTTCTCGCATCCATCAGGCGGTCGCCTATTTTCTGAAGCACGCACCGTCTCACTGTCATGTGGTGCTTACGACGCGCGCCGAACCTCCCCTGCCGATTGCGACGTTGCGAGCCCAGAATCAGCTGATCGAGATTGATGCCGTAGCCCTGCGATTCGACATGCAGGAGACAAAAGCCTTTCTGGACAGCACCAAGCCTGGCGTTCTGGAAGTCCCCGACGTCCAACTCTTGCAACGCAAGACTGAAGGGTGGCCCGCGGCCCTGCGAATTATCTCGTCCATGCCCTCGCAGTCCGGATTCGGCCTTAAGGCGTATGTACATAATCTCTCGGGTTCGCAGCGTCCAATTGCCGCCTATCTGGCGGAGATGCTGGATGGGCTTCCGGTGGAATTGGTCGACTTCATGCTGCGAACGGCCATTCTTGACCGGCTCTCCGGTCCTCTATGCGAAGCCGTAACCGGTTCGAGCTCGAGCCGCACAATCCTGGCATCGCTTGCCCAGCGCCAAATGCTGCTCACGCCGCTCGATAATGATGGCGTCTGGTTTCGTTATCATGCGCTGCTCGCCGAATATTTGAGACAGAGGCTGGAGGCGGACCGGGGCATCGAGACTCCCGAGTTGCACCGGCGTGCGGCGCTTTGGTATGCCTCTCGAGAATTATGGACTGAGGCGGTTCAGCACGCGATCGCAGCCGGCGACTCTGATCGTGCGATTAGCTGGATCAAGAATTGCGCCATGGCTTTGATAAAGAGAGGCGATCTCTTCACCTTGCTCGAATGGCAGCGCCAGTTTCCCGAGGAACTCATGCGCGGTCAGAGCGAGGTCAGATTGGCCATCGCCTGGGGGCTGGGACTCGCGCTTCGTTTTGATGAGGCCCTGAAGCTCGCAACTGACATAGAGGGCGATATCGCTGCAATGGCTCTGCCAGATAGCAACTTGCTGTGCGAATGCCAGGCGATCCGCTCTGTTGCTATCGCGCTGAAGGATGACAGCGAGCGGGCGCTGCCTCTGGCACAGGCCTGCATGAAAGGTTCGTCTGATCCGTGGACTGCGAACGTTGCCTCAAATGTCGTTCGCTTCGGTCATATGAAAGCGGGCAACCTCAAGCAATTCCATGCGACGCCCTGGATCCCATATTCAGTCGAGGAGGATCACAGGAACCTATTTGCATCGGTCTATCGCCACTGCCTTAAAGGACTTGCGGAGGAACGGCAAATACGCCTCGCGGCGGCAGATGGGCACTATTGCGAGGCCTTGCGGATCGCCGAGCAAGATGTCGGGCCGAACTCGATTGCCGCAGCTTTGCCCGCGAGTTTGATTGCGCGAATTAAATACGAACAAGGTCAGCTCGATGAGGCGGAGGCGTGGGTCATCGATCGCACGTCTCTGATCAGCTCTGCGACGATGCTCGACTGCGTGTGGAGCACGTATTTCGTGATCGCAAGAGTCGCTGCAGCCCGTATGAATTTCGAGCGTGCCCGCACTCTCCTGGAGCGAGCTGAAAATCAGGGCGTCGCGCGGGACTGGGGAAGGCTCTCGGCTGGCGCGATAGCAGAGCAAGCGCGACTCTACCTGAACGATGGCCGACTGGATGAAGCCACCGCATGCGTCGATCGCCTGGAGCGCCTTGCGGGGAAGCATCCGGCACCAAGGCCTTGCGCCTGGTCGGAAATTGAATGGCACCACAAGTTGGCGCGCGCTCATTTGTTGGGGGAGCAAGCTCGGCCCGACGAAGCCATTGCGATCCTGCAACAGCTACAACGCGAAGCCGAAGCAATGCAGCATCGTCAGTTCCTGATCTGCATTTCGATCCGTCTGTCGGCAGTTCAGCTCACTTCGGGCAAAGTCGCGGAAGCGGTGAGCCGTTTTCGGCGCGTGCTTACTGCGTGCGCTGCAGCCGGTCTCTATCAGACCGTTTTGGACGAGGGCCCAGTCATTTCCAGGCTTCTCCAGGCGACTCAGGAGAGCGGCAATGTCAGGACAGACTTGATTCCCTATGTCGATCGGCTGGTGGCAGGTCTGCAGCGAGGAGGACAGGATGGTTTGGCGCCGACCTCCGGTGCACGGATTCTCAGCGCATTGAGTCCTCGCGAGACCGACATTCTCACACTGATCGCGGACGGACTGTCCAACAAGGAAATCGCTCGGAGCCTTGATATCGGTCCTGAGACCGTGAAGTCGCACCTCAAGAGCGTTTTCACCAAGCTGGGTGTGGAAAAGCGCGCGCAAGCGGTATCACGCGCGCAGACCTTGGGTCTTGTCACCACGCAGTGA
- a CDS encoding ATP-binding protein, translating to MADDDLQRNLQFGPFELSSRERVLRREGVVLPLGSRALDLLIYLAERPGEVIAKQELIDHVWSDVTVEEGSIRVHVAAIRKALADGQFGNRYIANIKGRGYSFVGTVVPLGGGTESRNARFRHQGRLPVRPIMMIGRETVVSEVSEKLRNERFVTLLGPGGIGKTTIALAVGRAAAEEFGGNVHFVDLESLTDPRHVAEAVATSLGLALKSKDLGLELVDLVRSRKLLIILDSCEHVIEAVASLAEQLYQQTEEIHVLTTSRELLKVEGEHCCRVLPLDFPPDGSKQTANAVLRYPAVQLFVRRVAARAGSVVLTDEEAPLVAEMCRKLDGIPLAIELAAGQVAVLGLKNTVARLASRLELLKLSHRTAVPRHRTLKAALDWSYNLLSDAERIVLRRIAPFVGHFTLEGARYVAGELGAGTGEIFDAIAGLVEKSLIATRIDETQAQYRLLDTTRAYALEKLEEHAEVELVFRRHAEYAAGYLEAQRVAQLALAKAESGAADPSQSGNIRPAPERSFGPRGNGQIATGLSAASMRSSQLGNVRAALEWSFGPNGDNEIATRLAAASTQRFLELSLLIECRVWAERAIARLGDQHKNSRREMEIYTSLSLALMHSEGSSERVREAFSRALDVAVIQGDFAYELRLLSGLFMYYRWNTDINAALDIASRSKEAALKTGDHDDMALAESMLGAVHFLAGNHLVAIRHFESGLSHSASGWRFRAGQHLFHNNSLLLVGMARSLMYRGLLDQSLDYAKRAIEEGEKSNHPATLCRSLSFVLPVYLALADSLRSEQYIVQLTELAAAYSLKPYRAVATGLRGQWLLLQNDLREGIPLLKRALEELHTQRHDSLNMEFLCDLGAGLIAMGEHQEALTLTVNAIDVQQRGGKFVYMPALFRMKGLILASRSAEDYFEAEESLLSAIDWAKRQSATLFELKAATDLAELLLKQDRVPEARKYLRAAFDRTPAGIVSPDHKRALQVLSQLQSGTEPVG from the coding sequence ATGGCTGACGATGATCTTCAAAGAAATCTGCAGTTTGGCCCCTTTGAGCTTTCGAGCAGGGAGAGGGTGCTGCGGCGTGAGGGTGTGGTGTTGCCCCTTGGTAGCAGGGCCCTGGACCTCCTGATCTACCTTGCCGAGCGTCCGGGCGAGGTGATCGCAAAGCAGGAGCTGATCGATCACGTGTGGTCGGATGTAACGGTCGAGGAGGGGAGCATCCGGGTCCACGTGGCCGCGATCCGCAAGGCACTTGCTGACGGCCAATTTGGCAACCGCTACATCGCGAACATCAAAGGACGGGGCTATTCGTTCGTCGGCACCGTTGTCCCCCTCGGGGGCGGCACGGAAAGCAGGAACGCCAGGTTCCGGCACCAAGGCAGGCTCCCCGTGCGACCGATCATGATGATTGGCCGCGAAACGGTCGTCAGCGAGGTTAGCGAAAAGCTTCGAAATGAGCGGTTCGTAACACTGCTCGGTCCCGGCGGCATCGGCAAGACGACCATCGCCTTGGCTGTTGGCCGCGCCGCTGCCGAGGAGTTTGGCGGGAATGTCCATTTTGTCGACCTGGAAAGCCTTACCGACCCACGGCACGTTGCGGAGGCTGTCGCGACATCCCTGGGACTTGCACTCAAATCGAAAGATCTCGGCTTGGAGCTGGTCGACCTCGTTCGTTCGCGAAAGCTTCTTATTATCCTCGATAGCTGTGAGCACGTGATCGAGGCGGTCGCCTCGCTAGCCGAGCAACTCTACCAGCAAACCGAAGAGATCCATGTTCTGACCACGAGTCGAGAATTGCTGAAAGTAGAGGGCGAGCATTGTTGCCGGGTTCTCCCCCTTGATTTTCCACCCGACGGCTCAAAGCAAACGGCAAATGCCGTGCTTCGATATCCGGCAGTGCAGTTGTTTGTACGGCGCGTGGCGGCGAGGGCGGGAAGCGTCGTTCTCACCGACGAAGAGGCGCCCCTTGTCGCGGAAATGTGCCGAAAGCTCGACGGCATACCCTTGGCAATTGAGTTGGCGGCGGGCCAGGTGGCCGTACTCGGCCTCAAGAACACGGTCGCTCGCCTGGCGTCCCGGCTGGAATTGCTGAAACTAAGCCATCGGACGGCCGTTCCCAGACATCGGACGCTTAAGGCGGCATTGGATTGGAGCTACAATCTGCTGTCTGATGCAGAGAGGATTGTTCTTCGGCGCATTGCTCCTTTCGTCGGCCATTTCACCCTTGAGGGCGCGCGGTATGTCGCAGGCGAACTCGGCGCAGGCACCGGAGAAATTTTTGACGCGATCGCCGGCCTGGTCGAGAAGTCATTGATAGCAACTCGCATCGACGAAACGCAGGCGCAGTATCGGTTGCTGGACACGACCCGGGCGTATGCACTCGAAAAACTGGAGGAGCATGCCGAAGTCGAGTTGGTCTTCCGCCGGCATGCAGAGTACGCCGCCGGATACCTCGAAGCACAAAGGGTGGCGCAGTTGGCTCTGGCAAAGGCTGAAAGCGGCGCCGCCGATCCCAGTCAATCGGGAAATATTCGTCCAGCGCCGGAGCGGAGCTTTGGGCCGCGCGGCAATGGCCAGATCGCGACGGGACTCTCGGCCGCTTCAATGCGTTCCAGCCAATTGGGTAACGTCCGCGCGGCGCTGGAATGGAGCTTTGGGCCGAATGGAGACAACGAGATCGCGACAAGGCTTGCGGCCGCGTCAACGCAGCGGTTTCTCGAATTGTCCCTGTTGATCGAATGCCGAGTCTGGGCGGAGCGAGCGATCGCCCGTCTCGGAGATCAGCACAAAAACTCTCGCCGGGAGATGGAAATCTACACGTCATTGTCCTTGGCCCTGATGCACTCCGAAGGGAGCAGCGAGCGGGTCCGCGAGGCATTTTCCAGGGCGCTGGACGTTGCGGTCATACAAGGAGACTTTGCCTACGAGCTGCGGCTCCTGAGCGGGCTCTTCATGTATTACCGTTGGAACACCGACATTAATGCTGCGCTCGATATCGCCTCTCGAAGCAAAGAGGCGGCCTTAAAAACCGGGGATCACGACGACATGGCGCTCGCTGAATCGATGTTGGGCGCCGTCCATTTTTTGGCCGGAAATCACCTCGTCGCAATACGGCATTTCGAATCAGGGCTGAGCCACTCGGCGTCCGGCTGGCGCTTCCGCGCGGGGCAACACTTGTTTCATAACAACAGCCTCTTGCTCGTTGGGATGGCACGTAGTCTGATGTACAGAGGTTTGCTGGATCAGTCACTTGACTACGCAAAGCGCGCCATAGAGGAAGGAGAGAAATCCAATCATCCAGCCACGCTGTGTCGATCTCTGAGCTTCGTTCTTCCGGTCTATTTGGCCCTGGCGGACTCTCTCCGGTCGGAACAGTACATCGTGCAGTTGACCGAGCTCGCGGCGGCCTACTCCTTGAAGCCCTACCGTGCCGTAGCGACTGGCCTGCGAGGTCAGTGGCTGCTCCTTCAAAATGATCTTCGCGAGGGGATTCCACTGCTGAAGAGAGCTTTGGAAGAGCTTCACACCCAACGTCACGACTCGCTCAATATGGAATTTCTCTGCGATCTGGGTGCGGGTCTTATTGCCATGGGCGAGCACCAGGAGGCGCTGACGCTGACTGTGAACGCAATTGATGTGCAGCAGCGCGGCGGAAAGTTTGTCTACATGCCCGCTCTGTTCAGGATGAAAGGGCTCATCTTGGCGTCTCGATCGGCCGAGGATTATTTTGAAGCCGAAGAAAGCCTTCTGTCCGCAATCGACTGGGCGAAGCGCCAGTCCGCCACCCTGTTCGAATTGAAGGCTGCGACAGACCTTGCCGAGCTGTTGCTGAAACAGGATCGCGTGCCCGAAGCCCGCAAATACCTAAGGGCGGCTTTCGATCGAACACCAGCCGGGATTGTATCCCCCGATCACAAGCGCGCCCTGCAAGTCCTCAGCCAGCTCCAATCCGGCACCGAGCCCGTCGGCTAA